TTGCATTGTAAAGCAAGCAAGCGCGCTTGTATTGCAAAAATCGGACATCGTGCAGCCTAAAGAAACTGTGTCGGCGTGCTGCCGGTGAACGTTTTGAATTCATTGATGAAATGCGACTGGTCATGATAGCCGCTCTCCAGCGCCAGCGCCGCCCAGTCCAACGCTTCGCCGCTCTGCATTTGCCGCACCGCAGCCTGAAAACGGATGATCCTCGCAAATTCCTTCGGCGACACGCCGACCCGTTCACGAAAGAGGCGGTTCAGCTGGCGCTCGCTTACGCATTGTTCCCGCGCGGTCGCGCTGACCGTCGCCAAACCGCGCGCCCCGACGACGCTGTCCAGCGCATTGAGCAGCACCGCGTTTGACGTGCTTTTAGCTAAGCGCCGCAAAAGCAAACGGTCGAGCGCCCGGCAGGTTTCGCTTATGCAGCGCGGTACGTGGAAAGTCGAAAGCAATTCCTTTTCCAGCGCCTTGTCGACAAGCGCCAGTCCCAGCACTTGATTGCTGAAAGGCCGCAGCGATTGCCGGAGCAGCGGATAAAGCCCTGCCGGGAGGAAGCGAATC
The Azotosporobacter soli DNA segment above includes these coding regions:
- a CDS encoding helix-turn-helix domain-containing protein → MGKGVVGAFRPVSMATFVKDARLYAEYRPCPELAQAVQSYWLSPALGWDTDLRVAATREEVIIPDGCMDIICEIDRETKEQHCFVVGTMSQAIRTVPDFTKQIYAIRFLPAGLYPLLRQSLRPFSNQVLGLALVDKALEKELLSTFHVPRCISETCRALDRLLLRRLAKSTSNAVLLNALDSVVGARGLATVSATAREQCVSERQLNRLFRERVGVSPKEFARIIRFQAAVRQMQSGEALDWAALALESGYHDQSHFINEFKTFTGSTPTQFL